One Thermococcus sp. M36 genomic window, GTAACCCTCGTCCGCTTTCTCTATCTCGACCGCCACATCGCCGAAGACGAGGCCCTCTATGTCGTGCAGAACGAGGAGCTCCTCAAGGAAGTTGTAGAGCAAAGCCTCAAGATCCTTCCCTTCGGTTTTGACTTCGCGGCACTCCTTCGGCTCGACCTTCCTCACGTCGACCATGACATCAAAGAGGGCCAGCGCAACGGCCTCGAAGGCCTCCTCGAGAGTATCACCGTAACCCCTGATGCCAATGTCGGCGGTGTGCTCGTAGTGCTCCCACTCACGCATATCCTTACCACCTCCCTCCCCCATAATCCTGCGCTCTCCCTCATCCCACATTTCCCGCAGGGTCTCTTCGGAAGGTTTACCCTTAACCGGAACCGGCTCTATGAATTTCTCTCCTGTCACTACTCACACCGTACAGGGGTTTGGAGGAGGATTTTATAAACCCCACCAATCGAAACCGTTAATTAGACCGCCGTCGAAATGGTAGAGGTGGTGATATGAGGGAGATAACGCCGAGACGTATAATCGAGATGAAGGGGAAGGAAAAGATAGCGATGGTAACGGCTTACGATTACCCCTCCGCAATGATAGCAGACAAAGCGGGGATTGACATAATCTTCATTGGGGACTCCCTCGGCATGGTCGTTTACGGGGAGTCCAACACTCTGAACGTGAGCATGGAGCAGATGGTCTACCACACGAGGGCCGTTTCAAAGGCGGTAAAGCGGGCCCTCGTTTTGGCAGACATGCCCTTCGGGAGCTACGAGATAGACACGGATGAAGGTTTGAGGAACGCGGTGCGGCTGATTCAGGCCGGGGCGGACGCGGTAAAGATCGAGGGCGGCTACGATCACAGGGAGCTCGTGAGGAAGCTCGTCCGCATGGGCATTCCGGTGATGGGACATACGGGCCTTACCCCGCAGCGCTTCCTCCGCCTGGGCGGCTACAGGCTCATGGGAGAGACTGAGGAAGAAATCGAGGAAATCCTGCGCGATGCTAAAGCGTTGGAGAGGGCTGGAGCTTTTGCC contains:
- a CDS encoding archease; protein product: MREWEHYEHTADIGIRGYGDTLEEAFEAVALALFDVMVDVRKVEPKECREVKTEGKDLEALLYNFLEELLVLHDIEGLVFGDVAVEIEKADEGYRIKAKACGEPIDYERHEPKEEVKAITYHDMKIERLPDGRWMAQLVPDL
- the panB gene encoding 3-methyl-2-oxobutanoate hydroxymethyltransferase encodes the protein MREITPRRIIEMKGKEKIAMVTAYDYPSAMIADKAGIDIIFIGDSLGMVVYGESNTLNVSMEQMVYHTRAVSKAVKRALVLADMPFGSYEIDTDEGLRNAVRLIQAGADAVKIEGGYDHRELVRKLVRMGIPVMGHTGLTPQRFLRLGGYRLMGETEEEIEEILRDAKALERAGAFAVVIEFTLADVAKLVTEEVSIPTIGIGAGPYVDGQVLVWHDLLGIYENVPPFVKKYADIGGMIRLALENYREEVKNGSFPAKEHYWEFLDKDDFRKKARKVLERLEDE